CGCACCCCTCAAGAGACAGAAGCCCAACGTGTGTCATACCCAACAGTACAATCATCTCCTGAAGCCAAAGAGGCAGAATTCCATGAAGCAACCTCTGTCACAGAAGAATCACAGCCTAATAATCAACCACCGGCATCAGACGAGGAAACCAAGAAATGGGGAACACACATCATGGGAGCCCCAGCGGCACCTAACGTCCACTCTGAAAATCAACAAGCTGCCTTATGGAATGACAGTGAGCACCAGCAAATCTACGAGCATCCATACCTGGTTtatacagaaaaatcacaaaagtCAGCCCAGAAATCATTGGAACCTGTGATTCAGAAATTCCAAGAATGGGGCAAGAAAACAGAGACCACAGCCCGTAACATCTGGCACAATCGTAAGTTGATATGCAATCATTCATAAAATCCGAACTTGACCTTGATAATGTATATCATATGATCGCGGCGAAATGAGCATGTTATAACGCCAGTATATCGAGTTTCTGCCATACGAGCtgacacaattttttttcttgtttgtgaGAACTACTTCTAACATATATCTACTTTTACATTTGATTGCAGTTAAAACAGGGCCATCTGTGCCACAAGCTGCGTGGGGTAAGGTAAACCTGACCGCAAAAGCAATCAAAGAGGGTGGCTTTGAGTCTCTCTTCAAGCAGATTTTCGAAACTGGTCCTAATGAGAAGCTGATGAAGACTTTTGCTTGTTACCTTTCCACATCTACTGGCCCAGTTGCCGGGACGCTCTATCTATCAACTGCTCGAGTCGCTTTCTGCAGTGACCGTCGTCTGTGCCATCCTTCTCCTTCAGGAGAGGAGGCTTGGAGCTACTACAAGGTAAATAAATTGCGAGGCAGAAATCCTGACATGTTTTAGTGCATTGAAGTTTTTCTTGATCATGGATCTTCATGTAGTTACGAGTTACAAATGTAAAGTAACATCTATATTggtattaattaattcaataatgaaAACTTCTTTGAGCAGGTTACGATACCCTTGGGAAAAATGAGCACAGTCAACCCAGTTACCATGAAAGAAAGTCCACCAGAGAAGTACATTCAGATTGTCACCATTGACGGGTACGAATTCTGGTTCATGGGTTTCGTCAAATTTGAGAAGGCATCCCAGTTGATTTGGTTTGTTATTGTTTAGTCTAATAAATCCCTACTATGAAgggtgttgttatttatttgatttagtcTTGCCATGTTTCTAAGGATTGTTAAACGTGGGTTGCATAAGCTTGTTATGTAAGGCTATTTGTATAGACAAAGTTATTCAATGATAATTATACAATTCAGTCTTCTCTTTCATATATTTCCGAGTATTTATCAATCCCACCATCTCTTGGAGAAGGCGTCGAATCTCAGGGAAGCAGAATGCGCAATTCAGCCCGTTGTTGTTTAGCCGATTATGTAATTACAGCTGGATACTCCACGGCGTTCAATTTTTTGCTTATCTTGTTTGTTGTGTGTTTCTTGTTGTAGCATGAATCGCTTTTTTTATTAGCTTCTCGTTGTCTTTTTTAActctaagatttttttattaattacgtctgatatcatttttaaatattattacaaatttttatttgaattttcataattttttaaattttttatgaaatttatttaaaaataataatactaacaataaatttttcatgaaaacacattaaaaataattttttttattattaagaatttaatttaattttgaatgtgattttatcatatttatgttttttttagcttttaatcaCTCAAAATGTGAACATGTTATTTTGAGATTATTTGTTAACATGTTTTAAcaatcataaattattatttttttaaacaaaatttttttttcaattaaaaatattgcatTGACCAAGATAAACAAGAGATACATTAATAGAAAAATTTATCcccataaaaaattcaaaacagctgtgttttcaagtttaataacaatacatCAATACCAAAGAATTTTCTTAAAACCTATATATTGttttcacattttaaaaaaataaaatcccctCACTTGATATACAAACtagtataaactaaaaaaaacagccaattttatttttctcttactaTTTCTCAACATTTAACTATACTGTAAATTGACACAGTGCAACTAAGtctagtcttttttttctttctagttgtTGCAAATCCTTCATCAATTCGATTAATTTAGTCAATGAAACTGTTAAGAAATCACATGAAGCTCAAATtaattctattgttttttttatataaaaacaagtgatttttttaagtttatgtttcttttaatttgaccttttttttcatatttttcaatatatattaaaaatatcgtTTCGGTGcaattcattttataattgcTTGGTACtcttacatattttatttttagtgtgatgttttttttttatatattaaaaaaaagagagttagtgatgaaatgataaataaaaaggaaaagaaaaaccagaataAACAGGAAAGTTTTGCCCATCTCTCAAAGTAACTAAAAGATAAGAGAcggaagaagaagataatgaaaaaagaagtgGTTATATAGGACTGGTAAGCAGGGAAGGAGGAACTCATAGAATCCTTTGTTTTGAGAGGAAGGAAGAAGATACGGTGGAACAAAGGAAGTTCTTTAGAAAGAGAATTTGATTCCCGACTAAGATGCCCGGAGAAGGCAGAGTCTGTTAGAGCAGATGGTGAAACCCCTAGGCTTCAAACCTTgatttatttctatttcttcAAAACGAGAAGAAGGAGCGCGACTGATAAGGGGCGGTTAGGAAGAACTCCGTCGCTGAGAAATGCCCTCCTTTCGGCATAGAAATCTCACCAAAACCGCCTTATCAGTGGATCTCTCTCCGTCCTATCATACCTCTAGCAAACAACAAAGATGAACTTCGAGCTATTTcccattcaaaaaaatattacgtTACAGTTCAAAGCTCCGTTAAACGAGACGGAAGATATTATATTTATCTTCAGGTCCTGGTCCAAAATCATTCTTTTAGtttagattttatcaattttagaaAATTGAAACAACAGGGATCAGCAATGACACGACCAAACAAATGCAGCCCTTTTCACTTTGGCATGAAACATTACAATTTGGTCCCTGtcgttttaagttttaattttatcatgcaTTTTGCCTATATGGACTGGGCTAAGAGTTTATGAGACCCATTAACGTTGAGACCTAAAAAGGCCGAAGCATAGTTTTTAGCGTTTGAGGGCCGAAAAGATCCTCTTGGGATGTAAAGCCCATGTGACTGTAAATGCCACATTAAGTTCTTAAGGTTTCCTTCGTCATAGGCGGCGGAGGGTTTcgctttttaaatttttatatacgAAGAAGTGGCGCATTATCCTGCTTCAAGTCGGCGAGCCCTGACCGGTGAACGTGAGCTGAATTTTATGGAAAACAAATatctgtttatattaaaaattaaaaatatgttaatgaaaatttaaaaatacgttttctatttatattattttttaataaaattttacctTGATCTTATagcattaattaaatttatttatcttcaatttcatacaaaatattaaatattattctaaataaatttttttatataaaaaaggagtactaattttg
This region of Populus alba chromosome 3, ASM523922v2, whole genome shotgun sequence genomic DNA includes:
- the LOC118054446 gene encoding GEM-like protein 5, whose amino-acid sequence is MRRTPQETEAQRVSYPTVQSSPEAKEAEFHEATSVTEESQPNNQPPASDEETKKWGTHIMGAPAAPNVHSENQQAALWNDSEHQQIYEHPYLVYTEKSQKSAQKSLEPVIQKFQEWGKKTETTARNIWHNLKTGPSVPQAAWGKVNLTAKAIKEGGFESLFKQIFETGPNEKLMKTFACYLSTSTGPVAGTLYLSTARVAFCSDRRLCHPSPSGEEAWSYYKVTIPLGKMSTVNPVTMKESPPEKYIQIVTIDGYEFWFMGFVKFEKASQLIWFVIV